One Streptomyces sp. B21-105 genomic region harbors:
- a CDS encoding ABC transporter ATP-binding protein: MSAHTSPAIELRGASKVFRTPSGAPHTAVRDLDLTVARGEFVAVVGPTGCGKSTTLTLVSGLEEPTQGEVLVTGQSVRGVGDNVGFVFQQDATFPWRTVLSNVMAGPRFRGVPKAEAKRRAREWLDRVGLAAFEDRYPHQLSGGQRKRVALAATFVNDPEILLMDEPFSALDVQTRALMSDELLELWEGTGASVVFVTHDLEESIALADRVVVMTAGPATVKQVFDIDLPRPRKVESVRLEPRFIEIYREIWESLGEEVRITRERGAAHVA; this comes from the coding sequence ATGAGCGCACACACCAGCCCCGCCATCGAGCTGCGGGGTGCGAGCAAGGTCTTCAGGACCCCTTCGGGGGCCCCGCACACCGCTGTGCGGGACCTCGACCTCACCGTCGCACGCGGTGAGTTCGTGGCCGTCGTCGGACCGACCGGCTGCGGCAAGTCGACCACGTTGACCCTGGTCAGCGGGCTGGAAGAGCCCACCCAGGGCGAGGTGCTGGTCACCGGTCAGTCGGTGCGCGGCGTCGGCGACAACGTCGGCTTCGTCTTCCAGCAGGACGCGACTTTCCCGTGGCGTACGGTCCTGTCCAACGTCATGGCCGGGCCCCGATTCCGCGGTGTGCCCAAAGCGGAGGCCAAGCGCAGGGCCCGTGAGTGGCTGGACCGGGTCGGACTCGCCGCCTTCGAGGACCGCTATCCCCATCAGCTCTCCGGTGGCCAGCGCAAGCGCGTCGCCCTCGCCGCGACCTTCGTCAACGACCCCGAGATCCTGCTCATGGACGAGCCGTTCTCGGCGCTCGACGTGCAGACCCGGGCGCTGATGTCGGACGAGCTCCTCGAACTGTGGGAGGGCACCGGCGCGTCCGTGGTGTTCGTCACCCACGACCTGGAGGAGTCCATCGCGCTGGCCGACAGGGTCGTCGTGATGACCGCCGGCCCCGCCACCGTGAAGCAGGTCTTCGACATCGACCTGCCGCGTCCGCGCAAGGTCGAGTCGGTGCGCCTGGAGCCGCGGTTCATCGAGATCTACCGCGAGATCTGGGAGTCCCTCGGTGAAGAGGTCCGCATCACCCGTGAAAGAGGTGCCGCACATGTCGCCTGA
- a CDS encoding response regulator yields MIDVLVVDDDFRVAEINAKYVGKVPGFRVAARAHSAAQALASVQRQGIDLVLLDHYLPDGTGLELVHRMREQGHGTDVIMITAAGDVTTVQTAMRLGALHYLVKPFTFAALRTRLDSYAALRRTVDRVGGHGVAGQEQVDRIFSALRTTPAPPSPGLPSGHSEPTTDLICTVLHRADHPLSAHEVAAETGLSRSTAQRYLRHLEQAGRLHLSLKYGDTGRPEHRYAWVTP; encoded by the coding sequence ATGATTGACGTCCTGGTGGTGGACGACGACTTCCGTGTCGCCGAGATCAACGCCAAATACGTGGGGAAGGTTCCCGGCTTCCGGGTCGCCGCCCGCGCGCACAGTGCCGCCCAGGCGCTCGCCTCGGTGCAGCGCCAAGGCATCGACCTGGTCCTGCTCGACCACTACCTTCCCGACGGGACCGGACTGGAACTCGTCCACCGCATGAGGGAGCAGGGCCACGGCACGGACGTCATCATGATCACAGCGGCCGGTGACGTGACGACGGTGCAGACCGCGATGCGGCTGGGCGCCCTGCACTACCTGGTGAAGCCGTTCACCTTCGCGGCTCTGCGCACCCGCCTCGACTCCTACGCCGCCCTGCGCCGCACGGTGGACCGGGTGGGCGGCCACGGCGTCGCCGGTCAGGAACAGGTGGACCGGATCTTCAGCGCTCTGCGCACCACGCCGGCCCCGCCGTCCCCCGGCCTGCCCAGCGGGCACTCGGAACCCACCACCGACCTGATCTGCACGGTGCTGCACCGCGCCGACCACCCGCTGTCGGCCCACGAGGTCGCCGCCGAGACCGGTCTGAGCCGCTCCACCGCCCAGCGCTACCTGCGCCACCTCGAGCAGGCCGGCCGACTGCATCTCTCCCTCAAGTACGGCGACACGGGCCGCCCCGAGCACCGGTACGCGTGGGTGACCCCTTAG
- a CDS encoding sucrase ferredoxin yields the protein MSTCATVSRDLGEPIAGTAATATTWLLLEQPGPWGAPALVSSHLDPALGRALEAAAQDTGVRVALIRRPGRHADLGAPALRQVYAAHTVPGRVWLHGATTHDPRRLLDLDFAALGRGEHHTFDSVLGGEAHTGDPLALVCTNGKQDRCCALLGRPLAAELAASGVRGAWEVTHLGGHRFSPTLLVLPHGYAYGRVAAHTVKEVLRGVQEGRIVAEGCRGSSAWERPGQAAELAVRAETGEDAAGVLSVVRTTGGTSRREVTVAHTDGRHWLVVVAQGASLPPRPQSCGTSVLGSPARMDVVAVHELAGAAPAR from the coding sequence GTGAGTACGTGCGCGACCGTCTCGCGGGACCTCGGCGAGCCCATCGCCGGAACCGCGGCCACGGCAACCACCTGGCTGCTCCTGGAACAGCCCGGCCCCTGGGGTGCCCCTGCACTGGTCTCGAGCCATCTGGACCCCGCTCTGGGGCGTGCCCTGGAGGCCGCCGCGCAGGACACGGGTGTGCGCGTCGCGCTCATCCGGCGCCCCGGTCGCCACGCGGACCTCGGCGCACCGGCCTTGCGGCAGGTGTACGCGGCCCACACCGTTCCCGGACGCGTGTGGCTGCACGGCGCCACCACCCACGACCCGCGCCGACTGCTGGACCTCGACTTCGCCGCGCTCGGCCGGGGCGAGCACCACACGTTCGACAGCGTGCTGGGCGGCGAAGCCCACACGGGCGACCCGCTCGCCCTTGTCTGCACCAACGGCAAGCAGGACCGATGCTGTGCGCTGCTCGGCCGTCCGCTGGCCGCGGAGCTCGCCGCCTCGGGGGTACGGGGAGCCTGGGAGGTCACTCATCTGGGCGGTCATCGCTTCTCCCCCACCCTGCTCGTGCTGCCGCACGGCTACGCGTACGGCCGGGTCGCGGCGCACACGGTCAAGGAGGTGCTGCGCGGCGTCCAGGAAGGCCGGATCGTCGCGGAGGGCTGCCGGGGCAGCTCGGCCTGGGAGCGGCCCGGCCAGGCGGCGGAACTGGCGGTGCGCGCGGAGACCGGCGAGGACGCCGCCGGGGTGCTGAGCGTCGTGCGCACGACCGGTGGCACCTCCCGCCGGGAGGTGACCGTCGCGCACACGGACGGACGCCACTGGCTGGTCGTCGTGGCCCAGGGCGCCTCACTGCCGCCCAGGCCGCAGAGCTGCGGCACATCGGTCCTCGGTTCGCCCGCGCGGATGGACGTGGTGGCGGTGCACGAACTGGCGGGCGCCGCCCCGGCACGATGA
- a CDS encoding ABC transporter substrate-binding protein: MRTTVRYTALAAAGLLALTSLTACADDAASTASTGSGSKGDGKGTKVKIMVGGLDKVIYLPAMLTQRLGYFDAEGLDVELLSEPAGVQAETALVSGQVQGAVGFYDHTLDLQVKGKDVESVVQFSHAPGEVEIVSTDAQDDIDSPEDFKGRKLGVTGLGSSTDFLTKYLAVKNGVKVSDFTPVAVGAGPTFIAALQQGSIDAGMTTDPTVATVLDKKAGKILVDMRTPQGSEEALGGPYPSSSLYMQTDWVNGHKDTVQKLANAFVKTLKWMSTHSASEIAEKMPADYSQGNKMLYSVAIKNTLPMFTVDGVMPKNGPETVEKVLKAFNPTIKNATVDLDKTYTTEFVSKATG, translated from the coding sequence ATGCGCACAACCGTCAGATACACGGCCCTCGCCGCCGCCGGCCTGCTCGCCCTCACCTCACTCACGGCCTGTGCCGACGACGCGGCGAGCACCGCGTCGACCGGCTCGGGCAGTAAGGGGGACGGCAAGGGGACGAAGGTCAAGATCATGGTCGGTGGCCTGGACAAGGTCATCTACCTGCCGGCCATGCTCACCCAGCGGCTGGGCTACTTCGACGCCGAGGGGCTCGATGTCGAACTGTTGAGCGAGCCGGCCGGGGTGCAGGCCGAGACCGCGCTCGTCTCGGGCCAGGTCCAGGGCGCCGTCGGCTTCTACGACCACACCCTCGACCTCCAGGTGAAGGGCAAGGACGTGGAGTCCGTCGTGCAGTTCTCGCACGCACCGGGCGAGGTCGAGATCGTCTCCACCGACGCACAGGACGACATCGACTCGCCCGAGGACTTCAAGGGCAGGAAACTCGGCGTCACGGGCCTCGGCTCCTCGACCGACTTCCTCACCAAGTACCTCGCCGTGAAGAACGGAGTGAAGGTCAGCGACTTCACCCCGGTCGCCGTCGGCGCGGGTCCGACCTTCATCGCGGCGCTCCAGCAGGGCTCCATCGACGCCGGGATGACGACCGACCCGACCGTCGCGACCGTCCTCGACAAGAAGGCCGGCAAGATCCTCGTCGACATGCGCACCCCGCAGGGCTCGGAGGAGGCGCTCGGCGGACCGTATCCGTCGTCGAGCCTGTACATGCAGACGGACTGGGTCAACGGTCACAAGGACACCGTCCAGAAGTTGGCCAATGCATTCGTCAAGACGCTCAAGTGGATGTCCACCCACAGCGCCTCCGAGATCGCCGAGAAGATGCCGGCCGACTACTCGCAGGGAAACAAGATGCTCTACTCGGTGGCCATCAAGAACACGCTGCCGATGTTCACCGTGGACGGTGTGATGCCCAAGAACGGGCCCGAGACCGTCGAGAAGGTCCTCAAGGCGTTCAACCCGACCATCAAGAACGCCACGGTGGACCTGGACAAGACGTACACGACCGAGTTCGTCTCCAAGGCGACGGGCTGA
- a CDS encoding sensor histidine kinase gives MSPTPPARRLRLGMPRRMFSQVLLMQLAIAAGVVVLATGLFLAPLSNQLDDQAMRRALAIAQTTAAMPQIAEDLQSTRPSVDGPVQREAERIRKASGAEYVVVMDLHGTRWSHTDLKQVGGHVSTDPSEALAGKDVMEIDSGTLGRSARGKVPLRDADDDIIGAVSVGIEYDSVRARLIHAIPGLFAYAGGALAVGALAAWLISRRLHRQTRDLAFSDISALLSEREAMLHGIREGVVALDRAGRVRLLNDEAQRLLGIGDEAVGTPPDEALGEGRTADVLAGRVTGTDLIAVRGHRVLVVNRMPTDDGGAVATLRDRTELEQLGRELDSTRGLIDALRAQDHEHANRMHTLLGLLELEMFDDAVDFVGEVVGDHRATAEQVTEKIGDPLLAALLVGKATVAAERGVALWVSDRTRLPDRLIDPRGLVTVVGNLVDNALDAVAGTPHARVEVELRAEGRTAVLRVRDTGPGIPDEQRELIFTEGWSTKKPPAHGKRGIGLSLVRRLAERQGGSATVGEAAGGGAEFTIVLPEALTEPDPEPVLAAPALGAVEEESR, from the coding sequence ATGAGCCCCACTCCCCCCGCCCGCCGGCTGCGCCTCGGAATGCCGCGGCGCATGTTCTCGCAGGTCCTGCTGATGCAGCTGGCGATCGCCGCGGGTGTCGTGGTGCTGGCGACCGGACTGTTCCTCGCCCCCCTCAGCAATCAGCTGGACGACCAGGCGATGCGCCGGGCCCTCGCCATCGCGCAGACGACCGCGGCGATGCCCCAGATCGCCGAGGACCTGCAGAGCACCCGGCCCTCGGTCGACGGCCCGGTGCAGCGGGAGGCGGAACGCATCCGCAAGGCCAGCGGTGCCGAGTACGTCGTGGTGATGGACCTCCACGGCACGCGCTGGTCGCACACGGACCTCAAGCAGGTCGGCGGTCATGTCTCGACGGATCCCAGCGAGGCACTGGCGGGCAAGGACGTCATGGAGATCGACAGCGGCACCCTGGGCCGCTCGGCCCGCGGCAAGGTCCCCCTGCGCGACGCCGACGACGACATCATCGGCGCGGTCTCGGTCGGCATCGAGTACGACAGCGTGCGGGCCCGGCTCATCCACGCCATCCCCGGGCTGTTCGCGTACGCCGGAGGCGCCCTCGCCGTCGGTGCGCTGGCCGCCTGGCTCATCTCCCGGCGGCTCCACCGGCAGACCCGCGACCTGGCCTTCTCGGACATCTCCGCGCTGCTCTCCGAGCGCGAGGCGATGCTGCACGGCATCCGGGAGGGCGTCGTGGCCCTGGACCGCGCCGGCCGCGTCCGGCTGCTCAACGACGAGGCCCAGCGTCTCCTCGGCATCGGGGACGAGGCGGTGGGCACGCCTCCCGACGAGGCGCTCGGCGAGGGACGTACCGCCGACGTCCTGGCCGGCCGGGTCACCGGCACGGACCTGATCGCCGTGCGCGGTCATCGCGTCCTGGTCGTGAACCGGATGCCCACCGACGACGGCGGGGCCGTGGCCACCCTGCGCGACCGCACCGAACTGGAACAGCTCGGCCGGGAACTCGACTCCACGCGCGGTCTCATCGACGCGCTGCGCGCCCAGGACCACGAGCACGCCAACCGCATGCACACCCTGCTCGGGCTGCTCGAACTGGAGATGTTCGACGACGCCGTCGACTTCGTGGGGGAGGTGGTCGGCGACCACCGGGCCACCGCGGAGCAGGTGACGGAGAAGATCGGCGACCCCCTGCTCGCCGCCCTGCTGGTGGGAAAGGCGACCGTCGCGGCCGAGCGTGGCGTCGCCCTGTGGGTCTCCGACCGGACCCGTCTGCCGGACCGGCTGATCGATCCGCGCGGACTGGTCACGGTCGTCGGGAACCTTGTGGACAACGCGCTCGACGCCGTCGCGGGCACTCCGCACGCGCGCGTGGAGGTCGAGCTGCGGGCGGAAGGCCGTACCGCGGTCCTGCGGGTGCGGGACACCGGGCCCGGGATCCCGGACGAGCAACGTGAGTTGATCTTCACCGAGGGCTGGTCGACGAAGAAGCCGCCGGCGCACGGCAAGCGGGGCATCGGGCTCTCGCTGGTGCGCAGGCTCGCCGAACGGCAGGGCGGCAGCGCCACGGTCGGTGAGGCGGCCGGCGGGGGCGCGGAGTTCACCATCGTCCTGCCGGAGGCACTGACCGAGCCGGACCCGGAACCCGTTCTGGCCGCACCGGCGCTCGGCGCCGTCGAGGAGGAGTCACGATGA
- a CDS encoding response regulator, which yields MIEVLVVDDDARVARVNSAYVEKVPGFHVAGEAHSAADALRQLELLPHLDLVLLDHYLPDDTGLEVVQEMRRRGHQTDVIMVTAARDVSTVQAAMRQGALQYLVKPFAFAGLRGKLEAYADLRRTLDGGGEAEQADVDRIFGALSAPSEPGLPKGHSPTTAELVRQSLMNAEGPLSAQEIADRTGVSRQTAQRYLKLLERTGRARLTLKYGDAGRPEHRYVWATRA from the coding sequence ATGATCGAGGTACTGGTCGTGGACGACGACGCCAGGGTGGCCCGGGTCAACTCCGCATACGTCGAGAAGGTCCCTGGCTTCCATGTCGCCGGCGAGGCCCACAGCGCGGCGGACGCGCTGCGCCAGCTGGAGCTGCTGCCTCACCTCGACCTCGTCCTACTCGACCACTACCTGCCCGACGACACGGGTCTGGAGGTCGTCCAGGAGATGCGCCGGCGTGGCCACCAGACGGACGTGATCATGGTGACCGCCGCGCGGGACGTCTCGACCGTGCAGGCCGCGATGCGCCAGGGCGCGCTGCAGTACCTGGTGAAGCCGTTCGCCTTCGCCGGTCTGCGCGGCAAGCTGGAGGCGTACGCGGATCTGCGCCGCACGCTCGACGGCGGGGGCGAGGCCGAGCAGGCGGACGTCGACCGCATCTTCGGCGCGCTGTCCGCTCCCTCGGAGCCCGGTCTGCCCAAGGGCCACTCCCCCACGACCGCCGAACTCGTGCGGCAGTCCCTGATGAACGCCGAAGGGCCGCTGTCGGCCCAGGAGATCGCCGACCGCACCGGCGTGAGCCGACAGACCGCCCAGCGCTATCTGAAGCTCCTGGAGCGCACGGGGAGGGCCCGGCTGACCTTGAAGTACGGCGACGCGGGCCGCCCGGAACACCGTTACGTGTGGGCGACCCGCGCCTGA
- a CDS encoding ABC transporter permease: protein MSPDVLSTPVVGTAKAPDRAHSRARAARRRKALVMASRALLLVAVLGLWEALSRAEIIDPFNFSMPTKIWDQIYTWVMHGTALGSLGEQIWYTLHEALLGWVIGVAAGVVCGIALGRIAFLADVLGPYIKVLNSIPRIVLAPIFVIWFGLGPASKVASAVVLVFFPVFFNAFQGAREVDRNLVANARILGASDRRVTFQVVIPSATSWIFTSLHVSFGFALIGAIVGEYIGATKGIGLLVAQSQGTFNAAGVYAAMVILAAVALVAEGLLTFAESRIFRWKPAGSDG from the coding sequence ATGTCGCCTGACGTTCTCAGCACGCCGGTCGTCGGCACGGCCAAGGCGCCGGACCGCGCCCACTCCCGCGCGCGTGCCGCACGCAGGCGCAAGGCCCTCGTCATGGCCTCGAGAGCGCTGCTCCTGGTGGCCGTGCTCGGTCTGTGGGAGGCGCTCTCCCGGGCCGAGATCATCGATCCGTTCAACTTCTCGATGCCCACGAAGATCTGGGACCAGATCTACACCTGGGTGATGCACGGAACCGCTCTCGGTTCACTGGGCGAGCAGATCTGGTACACGCTCCACGAGGCGCTGCTGGGGTGGGTCATCGGTGTGGCCGCGGGTGTGGTGTGCGGTATCGCGCTCGGGCGGATCGCCTTTCTCGCCGATGTCCTCGGCCCGTACATCAAGGTGCTCAACTCCATACCGAGGATCGTGCTGGCCCCGATCTTCGTGATCTGGTTCGGCCTCGGCCCGGCCTCCAAGGTCGCCTCGGCCGTCGTCCTGGTCTTCTTCCCGGTCTTCTTCAACGCCTTCCAGGGCGCTCGCGAGGTCGACCGCAACCTTGTCGCCAACGCCCGCATCCTCGGCGCGAGTGATCGGCGGGTGACGTTCCAGGTGGTCATCCCGTCCGCCACGTCCTGGATCTTCACCAGCCTTCATGTCAGCTTCGGGTTCGCGCTCATCGGCGCCATCGTCGGCGAGTACATCGGCGCGACCAAGGGCATCGGCCTGCTGGTCGCGCAGTCGCAGGGCACCTTCAACGCGGCCGGCGTGTACGCCGCCATGGTCATCCTCGCCGCCGTCGCCCTGGTCGCCGAGGGACTGCTGACCTTCGCCGAGAGCCGCATCTTCCGCTGGAAGCCGGCCGGCTCCGACGGCTGA
- a CDS encoding response regulator transcription factor produces the protein MTGDRERPARVVVADDQTVVREGIVMLLGLLPGVEVVGAAGDGEEAVRLVAELAPDVVLMDLRMPRCDGVEATRRITAEYPGTQVVVLTTYADDESLFPALKAGARGYLTKDAGGDEIVRAVHSVLSGDAGLSPSVQRRLLERLSAPEPAPARPAVMPDGLTTREAEVLVLIAEGLSNSEIARRLSVSIATVKTHINNMFSKTGLKDRAQAVSYAYRKGLVPPPAAGSA, from the coding sequence ATGACCGGGGATCGGGAGAGGCCCGCCAGGGTGGTGGTCGCGGACGACCAGACCGTTGTCAGAGAAGGCATCGTGATGCTGCTCGGGCTGCTGCCGGGCGTCGAGGTCGTGGGGGCCGCGGGGGACGGCGAGGAGGCGGTGCGGCTCGTCGCCGAACTCGCTCCCGACGTGGTGCTGATGGACCTGCGCATGCCTCGCTGCGACGGTGTGGAGGCGACTCGGCGCATCACGGCGGAGTACCCCGGCACCCAGGTCGTGGTACTCACCACGTACGCGGACGACGAGTCCCTGTTCCCGGCGCTCAAGGCCGGAGCCCGGGGATACCTCACGAAGGACGCCGGCGGGGACGAGATCGTGCGGGCGGTGCACAGCGTGCTGTCCGGGGACGCCGGCCTGTCGCCGAGTGTCCAGCGCAGGCTGCTGGAACGCCTGTCGGCGCCCGAACCCGCACCTGCGCGGCCCGCCGTCATGCCCGACGGGCTCACCACACGGGAGGCGGAGGTTCTGGTGCTGATCGCCGAAGGCCTCAGCAATTCGGAGATCGCGCGCAGGCTGAGCGTCTCCATCGCCACGGTGAAGACCCACATCAACAACATGTTCTCCAAGACGGGACTCAAGGACCGTGCTCAGGCAGTGAGTTACGCGTACCGGAAAGGACTGGTGCCGCCGCCCGCCGCGGGATCGGCCTGA
- a CDS encoding solute symporter family protein, which produces MTGDHQALALTLFSVFVAVTLGITTWVSRNRQGSAEEFYAGGRLFSPMENGFAIAGDYMSAASFLGISGLIALFGYDGLLYSVGFLVAWLVVLFLVAELVRNCGQFTLADVVAARMRERPVRIAAGTSSVTVSVLYLVAQMVGAGSLVALLLGNTGEEARSWAVIGVGALMVVYVSLGGMRATTWIQIVKAVLLLGGTVTLTVLVLVRFHGDFDQLLRTAAERSGHGDAFLAPGLKYGGDWTARFDFMSLGLALALGTAGLPHILSRFYTVPTAQAARRSVVWSIGLIGGFYLMTIVLGFGAAAIVGPEAVRGSNASGNTAVPLLALDLGGGPDSTGGTVLFAVVAAVAFATILAVVAGITLASSASVAHDLYASLRRRRSRPRSEVAVARVAAVGVGVVAIALGLLARDLNVAFLVGLAFAVAASANLPVLLYSLFWRGFTTRGAVCAVYGGLIPALALVVLSPVVSGSPGSLFPAMDFQYFPLENPGLVSIPLGFLAGWLGTVTSAEVADEAKHAEAEVRSLTGAGAA; this is translated from the coding sequence GTGACCGGCGACCATCAGGCGCTCGCGTTGACGCTGTTCAGCGTCTTCGTCGCGGTGACGCTGGGGATCACCACCTGGGTGAGCCGCAACCGGCAGGGTTCGGCGGAGGAGTTCTACGCCGGGGGCAGGCTGTTCTCCCCGATGGAGAATGGTTTTGCCATCGCCGGCGACTACATGTCCGCCGCCTCCTTCCTCGGCATCTCCGGATTGATTGCGCTCTTCGGATACGACGGCCTGCTGTACTCGGTGGGTTTCCTGGTCGCCTGGCTGGTGGTGCTGTTCCTGGTGGCCGAACTGGTGCGCAACTGCGGGCAGTTCACCCTGGCCGACGTGGTCGCCGCACGGATGAGGGAGCGGCCGGTGCGGATCGCGGCGGGAACCTCCTCGGTCACCGTCTCCGTTCTCTATCTGGTGGCGCAGATGGTGGGCGCGGGCAGTCTGGTCGCGCTGCTGCTCGGGAACACGGGGGAGGAGGCCCGGTCCTGGGCCGTCATCGGCGTCGGTGCGCTCATGGTCGTCTATGTGTCGCTGGGAGGGATGCGGGCCACGACGTGGATCCAGATCGTCAAGGCGGTTCTGCTGCTGGGCGGCACCGTCACGCTCACCGTGCTCGTCCTCGTGCGTTTCCACGGCGATTTCGACCAACTGCTGCGTACGGCCGCCGAGCGCAGCGGGCACGGCGACGCGTTTCTGGCGCCCGGGCTGAAGTACGGCGGGGACTGGACCGCGCGCTTCGACTTCATGAGCCTCGGTCTCGCGCTGGCGCTGGGCACGGCCGGGCTGCCGCACATCCTGTCCCGCTTCTACACCGTGCCCACCGCGCAGGCCGCCCGGCGGTCCGTCGTCTGGTCGATCGGGCTCATCGGAGGCTTCTATCTGATGACGATCGTGCTGGGCTTCGGCGCGGCGGCGATCGTCGGCCCGGAGGCGGTCCGCGGCTCGAACGCCTCCGGGAACACGGCGGTGCCCCTTCTGGCCCTCGATCTGGGCGGCGGTCCCGACTCCACGGGCGGCACCGTTCTGTTCGCGGTGGTGGCGGCCGTCGCCTTCGCCACGATCCTCGCGGTCGTCGCCGGGATCACGCTGGCCTCCTCGGCGTCGGTGGCGCACGACCTCTACGCCTCTCTGCGGCGCCGGCGCTCCCGGCCCCGCAGTGAGGTGGCGGTGGCGCGGGTCGCCGCCGTCGGAGTCGGAGTGGTCGCGATCGCCCTCGGCCTGCTGGCGCGTGACCTCAACGTCGCCTTCCTGGTCGGACTCGCGTTCGCCGTCGCGGCCTCCGCGAACCTGCCGGTCCTTCTGTACTCACTGTTCTGGCGGGGCTTCACCACGCGGGGCGCCGTGTGCGCGGTGTACGGCGGGCTGATTCCGGCCCTGGCGCTCGTGGTGTTGTCGCCGGTGGTGTCGGGCAGTCCGGGGTCGCTCTTCCCTGCGATGGACTTCCAGTACTTCCCGCTGGAGAACCCCGGCCTGGTCTCGATTCCGCTGGGCTTCCTGGCGGGCTGGCTGGGCACGGTCACCTCGGCCGAGGTCGCCGACGAGGCCAAGCACGCGGAGGCCGAGGTGCGGTCGCTGACCGGGGCCGGCGCGGCGTAG
- a CDS encoding DUF485 domain-containing protein: MQSSNGCVRTGGDDPETGGATPHARRTHPRQERTNPGTTGEVHYDDPWYDALASGWGESAAGHLPPTEIPAARASGAAATAEIYLEVQRSPAFQEVRSRYRRFVVPAVVGFLVWYVAYVVTATTAPAFMARPVVGAVNLGLLAGLGQFLSTFLLTWAYARHARLRRDRVALELRWDTQELTREARGGAW, encoded by the coding sequence ATGCAGTCAAGCAACGGTTGTGTCCGCACCGGCGGGGACGATCCCGAGACCGGCGGCGCCACGCCGCATGCGCGCAGGACACACCCACGTCAGGAGCGGACGAACCCGGGAACGACGGGTGAGGTGCACTACGACGATCCGTGGTATGACGCGCTCGCCTCGGGCTGGGGCGAGTCGGCCGCGGGGCACCTGCCCCCGACCGAGATTCCGGCGGCGCGCGCGAGCGGCGCCGCGGCGACGGCCGAGATCTACCTCGAAGTGCAGCGCAGCCCGGCCTTCCAGGAGGTGCGCAGCCGGTATCGGCGGTTCGTGGTGCCCGCCGTCGTCGGGTTCCTCGTCTGGTACGTGGCGTATGTCGTGACGGCCACGACCGCGCCCGCGTTCATGGCGCGGCCGGTGGTGGGCGCGGTGAACCTGGGGCTGCTCGCCGGGCTCGGACAGTTCCTCAGCACGTTTCTGCTCACCTGGGCCTACGCCCGGCACGCACGGCTGCGCCGCGACCGCGTGGCGCTCGAACTGCGCTGGGACACCCAGGAACTGACGCGCGAAGCCCGCGGCGGTGCGTGGTGA